The sequence ACCAGAACTCGGCCACCTCGGTGTCATAGGCTGCGACTTCACCGAGTGCGCGCATGAGCGTCCAGTGTTTACGGAACTCGGCGATCATCGCGCCGATGGCTCGCTCCACACCCTCGACCCCCGCGTCGAGTGACGCGTCGTCGGCGAACCACGACGTCGGGGCGGCGAAGAACTCCGCCGACGCCACGTCGGCAACGTCGATGAGCACCTGACTCTTGTTCGGGAAGTACTGATAGAAGTTCGTCCGCGACATCCCGGATCGTTCGGCGATGCGCTGGACGGGGATCTCCGTGAACCGCTCCCCGGACCCGAGGAGTTCCTCGACGGCACCCAGGACGCGTTCGGTGGCGTCGGCACGACGCTCGCGTGCCTGCGCCGCCTGCGACTTGGTCACCGATCCCATGTCGGTGATGCTACGCCACACCTTGACACCCCCGTTGTACAGGCATAACGTCGTTCTGACACTGTGTCGAACTCCCTGTCTGACAGGTGGGTCGGGAGGAGTGCGCATGGGCGCAGCCAACGAACATTTCGATGCGGTCGTCGTCGGGGGACGCTGTGCGGGCGCGGCCTCGGCGACCGCGCTCGCACAGCGTGGCCTCCGGGTACTCGTCGTCGACGCCGCGCGGTTTCCGTCCGACACCGTCTCCACGCATCTGCTGTGGCCCACCACGATGGCCGAGATCCAGGCGCTCGGCGCGCTGCCCGCCGTCGAGGAGATCGGTGCCCCGCGGATGCCGTTGGCCGAGGCGGTGCTCGATGACATCGGCTGGCGCACCACCTACTCGCCGGTGTCGGGGATCGACTATGCGATGTGTGTGCGCCGCACACATCTCGACCACGCCCTGGTGACGGTTGCCCGAGCCGCCGGCGCGGAGATCCGTGAGCGTTGTACCGCAACGGATCTCGTCTTCGATGACGGTCGGGTGGCTGGATTGTGCTACACCGACGACGACGATCAGACCCACGAGGTGCGGGCGCCGGTGGTGATCGGGGCGGACGGCCGGAAGAGTGTCGTCGCGCGCCTGGTGGGCGTCACAGCGCCTACGCTGGTGGCGCCGAGCGGTCGGGCCTGCTATTACGCCTACTGGTCGGACACACGAGAAGATCTGCGCCACATCGCGTCCCAGTGGCGAGTCGGTTCGCTCCTCGGAACCGCCTTCCCCTGTGACGGCGGCGATCTGTTGTCGTTGCTGCAACCGCCCGTGCACCTGGCCCCGGAGTTCCGTGGACGGCGGGCCCAGGAGGCGTACCGCCGCGGTGTGGAAGCGCTTCCCGGGCTCGCACGCCGGCTCGACGGGTGCGAGCTGGTGTCCCGGGTGCGCTCGTGCACCGGGATCGAATCGTACTTCCGGCAATCCAGCGGGCCCGGATGGGCGCTGCCCGGGGACGCCGGACATTTCAAGGATCCGGTGACCGCACAAGGCATTCGAGATGCGCTACGGTACGGCCGGTTGCTCGGCGAGGCGATCGCACCCATCCTCGGGGCGCGCGACGGCGCCGACCGGGACGCGCTCGATCGGGCCACCGCGACGTGGGCAGCACAACGCGAACGCGATTGCATCGAGGTCTACCAATGGACCAACTTCCTCGCGTCCGGCGCGCCACCGTCGCCATTGGAGTACGAGCTCTACCGTCAGGCGCAGACACAGCCCGACTTCGCCGCGGTCCTCAGCGACATCTACAACCGGGTGCAGCCCCCGGCCGCGATGATGCCGGTGACCACGCTGCTCGGGGCCGTCACGCACGCGTTGCGTCGCCCGGGGGTCTCGGTGCGCGACGTCGGCGCAGACCTGCGATCCCAGCAGAAGCGGATGGTTGCCGACTGGCTGGAGAAGCGCAGGTTCCTCCGATCGGATGCCGCCGACGCGCACCCAGCAATCTCCCAGCCGGCGTCGAGGCTCCCACAAGTCGTGTAGCGCAATCTCAATGGTGTCAACGAGATCCGGACCGGATCT is a genomic window of Gordonia sp. SID5947 containing:
- a CDS encoding TetR/AcrR family transcriptional regulator; the protein is MGSVTKSQAAQARERRADATERVLGAVEELLGSGERFTEIPVQRIAERSGMSRTNFYQYFPNKSQVLIDVADVASAEFFAAPTSWFADDASLDAGVEGVERAIGAMIAEFRKHWTLMRALGEVAAYDTEVAEFWFGRINAFIDFAATRVAEWRASGRVDQAVTSEAVAAVTWMVERTVTQHILHPRNSSDELLVAALSRTIWLTITSGDRSR
- a CDS encoding FAD-dependent monooxygenase; this encodes MGAANEHFDAVVVGGRCAGAASATALAQRGLRVLVVDAARFPSDTVSTHLLWPTTMAEIQALGALPAVEEIGAPRMPLAEAVLDDIGWRTTYSPVSGIDYAMCVRRTHLDHALVTVARAAGAEIRERCTATDLVFDDGRVAGLCYTDDDDQTHEVRAPVVIGADGRKSVVARLVGVTAPTLVAPSGRACYYAYWSDTREDLRHIASQWRVGSLLGTAFPCDGGDLLSLLQPPVHLAPEFRGRRAQEAYRRGVEALPGLARRLDGCELVSRVRSCTGIESYFRQSSGPGWALPGDAGHFKDPVTAQGIRDALRYGRLLGEAIAPILGARDGADRDALDRATATWAAQRERDCIEVYQWTNFLASGAPPSPLEYELYRQAQTQPDFAAVLSDIYNRVQPPAAMMPVTTLLGAVTHALRRPGVSVRDVGADLRSQQKRMVADWLEKRRFLRSDAADAHPAISQPASRLPQVV